Within Micromonospora parathelypteridis, the genomic segment AGCCGACCGCGCCGGAGAAGACCATCAGTCCCAGCAGCACCAGCGCGGTGATGGTCGGCTCCACCTGCGCGATCTGCTGGTCCGGCAGAGTGGTCAGGGCCAGGTGTCCGGCCACGTACGCGATCACCGTGGCCAGGATGAAGACCACGCCACCCATCGTGGGCGTGCCCTTCTTGCCCTGGTGCATCGCCGGGCCGTCGCTCCGAATCGGCTGGCCCGCCTTGAGTCGGGTGAAAACCTTGATCGCGATCGGGGTGCAGAAGAGCGAGACGATGAAGGCCACCCCGACGGCGACGATGACCGCCCTCATCGGGCGAACTCCCCATCGGCGTCGGCGCGCAGGGCGTCGGCCACCTCCCAGGTCCGATACCGCGAGCCCTTGACCAGGACGACGTCACCCGGTCGTAGTTCGCCCCGCAGCACCTCGACGGCCGCCGCCTGATCGGTGAGCAACACCGACTCTCCTCCCCAGTTCCCTACCGCTGTCGCGCCTTCGTGGATCGGCGCGGCCGGCTCGCCCACCACGAGCAGCCGGTCGACACCCAACTCGGCCACGAGTTGGCCGACCTCGGCGTGGCCGTCGAACTCGAACGGGCCCAGCTCGGCCATGTATCCGAGCACCGCGACGGTACGCCGTCCCCGGCCGATACTGGCCAGCGCCCGCACCGCGACCGCCATCGAGGCCGGGTTGGCGTTGTACGAGTCGTCGATGACGGTCACCCCGTCCGGACGGTCGAAGACGTCCATCCGACGGGTCGAGACCAGCCCCAGCTCGCCGAGGGCCGTGGCCAGCTCGGCCAGCGGCATGCCCAACTCCCGGGCCACCGCCGCCGCGGCGAGAGTGTTCCCGACCTGGTGACGGCCGCTCAGCCCGAGCCGCACCGACGCGCGGCCCTCCGGGGTGACCAGGGTGTACGACGCGTGTCCCCGCTCGTCCAGCGTGACGTCCTCGGCCCGCAGGTCGGCATCCGGCGCCTCGCCGTAACGGACCACCCGGGCCTCGGTGCGGCTCGCCATCGCGTCCACCCGTGGGTCGTCGGCGTTCAGCACCGCCAGCCCGTCCGACGGCAGGGCCTCGACCAGCTCGCCCTTGGCCAGGGCGATGTTGTCCTGCGAGCCGAACTCGCCGATGTGCGACGTGCCGACGTTGAGCACCACGGAGATCCGGGGCGGCACCAGCTCACAGAGGTACCGCACGTGCCCGATCCCGCGCGAGCCCTTCTCCATCACCAGGTAACGGGTGTCCGGCCCGGCCTGCAGAGCGGTGTACGGGTGCCCCAGCTCGTTGTTGAACGAGCCGGGCGGCGCCACCGTGGCCCCGAGCCGGGTGGTGAGCTGACCGATCAGGTCCTTCGTGGTGGTCTTGCCGGAGGAGCCGGTCACGCCGATCACGGTCAGCCCGGGCAGCCGGTCCACCGCCGCGCGGGCCAACCGGCCCATCGCGGTCAGGGCGTCGTCGACCAGCACCATCGGCACCCCGGGCACCTCGCGGGTGCCGAGCACCGCCACCGCGCCGGCCTGGATCGCCGTCGCCGCGTAGTCGTGCCCGTCGACCTTCTCCCCCGGGAACGCCACGAAGAGCGAACCGGGCCCCACCTTGCGCGAGTCGAACTCCACCGAGCCGGTGACGGTGGCGGCCGGGTCGGCGCCGACCAGCCGCCCGTCGACCGCCGCGGCCACCTCGGCCAGGCTCAGCGCGATCACCGCTGCCCCGCCGGGTCGGCGAAGCGGGCCCGCAGCGCGTCGGACAGCTCGACGTTGTCGTCGAACGGAAACACCTCGCCCGCCACCTCCTGGCCCCGCTCGTGCCCCTTGCCGAGCAGCGCGATCACGTCGCCCGGCTCGGCCAGCCGCACCGCCTCGTCGATCGCGGCGCGCCGGCCGGCCACCTCGATGATCCGGGCGGCCGTCGCAGCCCCGTACGCCCCGGCGAGCACCTCGGCGCGGATCTCCGCCGGGTCCTCGGTACGCGGGTTGTCGTCGGTCACCAGCACCACGTCGGCTCCCTCCGCAGCGGCCGCGCCCATCACCGGGCGCTTACCCCGGTCCCGGTCTCCGCCGGCACCGATCACACAGATCAACCGGCCGACGCTCAGCTCGCGCAGCGCGGCCAGCGCGGCCACGATCGCGTCCGACTTGTGCGCGTAGTCGACGACGCCGCGCACCGGCCCGACCGACTCGACAAGCTCCAGCCGGCCGGGTACGCCACCGCAGGCGGCCACGCCCTCGGCCGCGGTCGCCGGATCGACACCGGCACCGACAAGCGCGGCGATGGCCAGCAGCGCGTTGGCCACGTTGTGCCGGCCGGGCAGCGCCACCCCGGCGGACAGCACCACACCGTCCGGGCCGTGCGCGGTGAACCGCTGGGCGTACCCCTCGCCGCCCACGCCGTCGGCCCACCAGGTCGCGCCCTGGTCGCCGGCGGCCGAGTAGGTGACCGTCGTCGGCTTGTACAGCGGCTGCAACGCCGGGTCGTCGTCGTTGAGCACCTCGACCGCGCAGCGCCCGTCGAAGAGCTGGGCCTTCGCGGCGAAGTAGTCGTCGCGGTCGGCGTGGAAGTCCAGGTGGTCGGAGCCGAAGTTGGTGTAACCCCCGACGGCGAACCGGACACCGCCCACCCGGCCCATTGCCAGGGCATGGCTGGAGACCTCCATGACCACGGCGGTGACGCCACGCTCGCGTGCGGTGGCCAGCATGGCGTGCAGGTCGGTGGCCTCGGGGGTGGTGCGCACGCTGTCGATCAGCAGATCGCCGAGCCGCGTCTCCACCGTGCCGATCAGGCCGGTGACGTGCCCAGCGGCCCGCAACCCGGACTCGATCAGGTACGCCGTGGAGGTCTTTCCGGCGGTGCCGGTCACCCCGATCACGGTGAGACCTTCGGTCGGGTCGCCGTAGACGGCCGAGGCCAGCTCGCCGAGCACGGCACGCGGGTCGGCAACCACCAGGGTCGGCAGGCCGCTGCCCGCCGCCAGCTCCGCACCCGCCGGGTCGGTCAGCAGGGCGACGGCGCCCGCCTCGGCGGCACCGGCGGCGAACTCCGCGCCGTGCCGACGGGCACCGGGCAGCGCCGCGTAGAGGTCACCGGGGTGGACCTCCTGGCTGGCGTGGGTGGCCCCGGTGACGACCACCGTGGCGGCGTCCGCCGGGAGGTCGACGGCGAGTCGGACGGCGAGATCACCGAGCCGGACTCCGGTCACGGTACGTGGACGTGGATTGCCGGGCACGGCGTCAGACCCTACCCGGTCGTCCGGTTCCGGCCGTACAGCCGCCCCGGTAGTTCGTCGGCACTCACCGATGATGTCCCGCCGTCGCTGCTCAGCGCGGATAGACCGTGAACTTGGGTGCGGAACCGCCGGTGGACGGCGGCACGCGATAGTGACGCAGAGTGAACTGCATCATGTCGCGGAACGCCGGCCCGGTGATCGCCGCGCCCCCACCGCCGGGCGCGTACGCGAAGACCGCGATCACGTACCGGGGGTTCTCGGCGGGAGCCATGCCGATGAAGGAGGACACCTTGTCGGTCTCGATCCTGCCGTCGGCCAGCCGCGAGCCGGTGCCGGTCTTGCCCGCGACCCGGTAGCCCGGGACCGCGGCGGTCAGGCCGGTCGCGTGATCGACAGTGGTGACCGCCTCCAGCATGGTGCGCAGGGCTGCCGCGTTCTGCGGGCTGAGCACCGACCGGGTGACCGGAGCCGGCGCGGGGGTGCGCTTGCCGTCCGGGGCGATCACCTCCTTGATGAGGTGCGGCTGCACGTACGTGCCGTTGTTGGCGATCGCGGCGTACGCGGCGGCCATCTGCAGCGGCGTGGCGTCGACGCTGTGCCCGATCGGCACCGACCCGTACGACGATTCGCTCCACTCGTCGGCCGGCAGCAGTCGCCCGCTGGCCTCCCCCGGCATCCCCTCGCCGGTCGGTTTGCCCAGCCCGAACCGCTTCTGGTAGTCGATCAACCGGTCCCGGCCGAGCTTGTCGGCGATCGTGATGGTGCCGACGTTCGACGAGTAGGCGAGCATCCCGGGGATGCTCATCCGTTTGCCATTGGCGGGATGCGTGTCGGAGAACCAGGTGTCGCCCTTCTTGATGCTGTTGGCGATGGGCAGCGTGGTGTCCGGGGTGATCACCCCCTCCT encodes:
- a CDS encoding UDP-N-acetylmuramoyl-tripeptide--D-alanyl-D-alanine ligase, which encodes MIALSLAEVAAAVDGRLVGADPAATVTGSVEFDSRKVGPGSLFVAFPGEKVDGHDYAATAIQAGAVAVLGTREVPGVPMVLVDDALTAMGRLARAAVDRLPGLTVIGVTGSSGKTTTKDLIGQLTTRLGATVAPPGSFNNELGHPYTALQAGPDTRYLVMEKGSRGIGHVRYLCELVPPRISVVLNVGTSHIGEFGSQDNIALAKGELVEALPSDGLAVLNADDPRVDAMASRTEARVVRYGEAPDADLRAEDVTLDERGHASYTLVTPEGRASVRLGLSGRHQVGNTLAAAAVARELGMPLAELATALGELGLVSTRRMDVFDRPDGVTVIDDSYNANPASMAVAVRALASIGRGRRTVAVLGYMAELGPFEFDGHAEVGQLVAELGVDRLLVVGEPAAPIHEGATAVGNWGGESVLLTDQAAAVEVLRGELRPGDVVLVKGSRYRTWEVADALRADADGEFAR
- a CDS encoding UDP-N-acetylmuramoyl-L-alanyl-D-glutamate--2,6-diaminopimelate ligase codes for the protein MPGNPRPRTVTGVRLGDLAVRLAVDLPADAATVVVTGATHASQEVHPGDLYAALPGARRHGAEFAAGAAEAGAVALLTDPAGAELAAGSGLPTLVVADPRAVLGELASAVYGDPTEGLTVIGVTGTAGKTSTAYLIESGLRAAGHVTGLIGTVETRLGDLLIDSVRTTPEATDLHAMLATARERGVTAVVMEVSSHALAMGRVGGVRFAVGGYTNFGSDHLDFHADRDDYFAAKAQLFDGRCAVEVLNDDDPALQPLYKPTTVTYSAAGDQGATWWADGVGGEGYAQRFTAHGPDGVVLSAGVALPGRHNVANALLAIAALVGAGVDPATAAEGVAACGGVPGRLELVESVGPVRGVVDYAHKSDAIVAALAALRELSVGRLICVIGAGGDRDRGKRPVMGAAAAEGADVVLVTDDNPRTEDPAEIRAEVLAGAYGAATAARIIEVAGRRAAIDEAVRLAEPGDVIALLGKGHERGQEVAGEVFPFDDNVELSDALRARFADPAGQR